The DNA segment TGATTTTACCAGTCGTCCGGCTTCGTCGAAAATTTTAAATGATTTTAAAGCTTCTTTAGAAGAAATGGTTATGATATTTCTTGCAGGATTAGGGTAAATACTTACGCTGTTGTCTTTGGTATTGACATCTTCAACAGCCAGCACTGAACATGAGAAATTTGCTTTCCAGCCGATATCATTCACTTCAACATCAGAAACAAATCTTACCGTAATAGCTCCGGAAGGATGTGTAGAAGTAAATGTTCCCGGTAAAGTTGTTCCCGTTAAGGCATTTCCATTGGCAAACAATGGTGAACTTGTAGAAGGTCCGTTGTAAATATACATAAAATCATAATCTTGTTCCAGTGCGAATTCTGTAAAAGTCATAGAAAGTGCTCCGGAAGACGGATAAAATGTTTTTACAACAGTTTGGTTGTCACCATAATTTGCAGTCGTTCCGCCCGTATCTGTGAAAATCGCTCCATTACACCAGTTGCCATCGGTCATAAATAATTGCGTTCTCTGGTATGCAGCGGAACAGTCTGTTCCTACGGATAACAAATAATAGGTTGCAGGCTGAAGATTTGAAAAACTTAAGGACTGGGTTGTACTATTTCCGCTGGCAACAGCAGTTCCGTCAAATTTTGTAAGTCTGTATTTCCATGAAGCCGATGTAGCATCATTAAAAGTTGCACTTGCTGAAGTCTGTGTAATATTTGAAACGGACAATCCTGAGATTGTAGTGCTGCAGGCCGTTGTACAATCCATTCCCAAACATGATTTCGAGTCTACCGTACTCCTGATCAGTGCACCAGGCTGAGGACCGAATCCGTTGGCAAAATTAATTCCCACTCCCGAAACCAAATGACAGTAACTCATAATGGTACCCTTAACACTTGGCGCCGGAATCGGGCCTGTAGGGCATGTTCCTTCAGGATATCCGGCTACTGTTCCGCATCCGTCAATTGCCGTGGAATTTCCGTTCCATGCACAGGCATGGGTATGAGGAGAACCTAAACTATGGCCCATTTCATGAGTCATTGCTTCGATTGTCCATGAATAAACAGGAACGTTGCTATACGTTTGAGCGGCTCCTGAATATGCGTGTCTGCTTGTTGTACAAAGTGAATTTACGTATGCTACACTTGTTGTAGAAGGCTGATTTACCAAATGCGCAAGATCACCGTTGAAAGATTGTCTGTTTGCCCTGAAACTTGCGAGATTAGCGTTCGGATTACCTGTATAAGGGTCTGCTGTAGTCCAGACAAAAACTTCATTCAGTGCAATTTTTATATCGTCGTTGTTGTAAAGTGTGGCAATATTGTTATGAATGGCAGTAAGCCAGTTTGTTGTAGTGGTAACATTAGAACCATTGTTTACATAAGGGGTATAACATATCTCATAATATATCCTTACGCAGTTTTGCGTCATAACCTTTCCTGCATTTTTTTGTGCATTCGGATCAAAGGATATTTTCTGATTTTGATTTTCCGCCAATTCATCTACGCCGCATACGAACGGATTGATTCCCGTAAGCTTTGAATCTGAATAACTTACAAAGTCTGAAGAATT comes from the Chryseobacterium nepalense genome and includes:
- a CDS encoding T9SS type A sorting domain-containing protein, which produces MIKKLLTICILQCAVLGFSQSLRPVAAKISEYRFQKKTFEKYDLFTLNNNSEKLTEYKRAATDISVLNVDSRQLKKLVHDKPEFLEVSFPFDGKQITMELYKNEIFTKDFKVTTSKGEIVDYTPGVYYQGIVKGDNQSVVAFSFFDADIVGVASTPELGNIVVGKAKNSSDFVSYSDSKLTGINPFVCGVDELAENQNQKISFDPNAQKNAGKVMTQNCVRIYYEICYTPYVNNGSNVTTTTNWLTAIHNNIATLYNNDDIKIALNEVFVWTTADPYTGNPNANLASFRANRQSFNGDLAHLVNQPSTTSVAYVNSLCTTSRHAYSGAAQTYSNVPVYSWTIEAMTHEMGHSLGSPHTHACAWNGNSTAIDGCGTVAGYPEGTCPTGPIPAPSVKGTIMSYCHLVSGVGINFANGFGPQPGALIRSTVDSKSCLGMDCTTACSTTISGLSVSNITQTSASATFNDATSASWKYRLTKFDGTAVASGNSTTQSLSFSNLQPATYYLLSVGTDCSAAYQRTQLFMTDGNWCNGAIFTDTGGTTANYGDNQTVVKTFYPSSGALSMTFTEFALEQDYDFMYIYNGPSTSSPLFANGNALTGTTLPGTFTSTHPSGAITVRFVSDVEVNDIGWKANFSCSVLAVEDVNTKDNSVSIYPNPARNIITISSKEALKSFKIFDEAGRLVKSESSLKGSRMDVNISSMQTGNYVITVETEKQKVTKKLIKQ